A window of the Lactobacillus amylovorus DSM 20531 genome harbors these coding sequences:
- a CDS encoding serine dehydratase beta chain: MENRYKSVFDIIGPVMVGPSSSHTAGAVAIGREGNRLFGGVPKKVTVHYYGSFAQTHRGHGTDYAIAAGILGFTTEDLRVPRAPEIARQCGIDIRFVEEEGQSPIGHPNTAILDMSDGEKNAQLSGCSIGGGAIEVRDIVLHGINIKPAGSLPIVILVDFERKLNHEGSLSDFLKLKAPFKEKRIYKSHACYIYEYDIQNYFKPALTGELRKKYPHIICL, translated from the coding sequence ATGGAGAATCGTTACAAGAGCGTCTTTGACATCATCGGACCTGTCATGGTCGGACCGTCAAGCTCACACACTGCCGGTGCCGTAGCCATTGGCCGTGAAGGAAACCGCTTGTTCGGCGGCGTACCTAAAAAAGTTACTGTTCATTATTATGGCTCTTTTGCGCAAACGCACCGCGGACATGGTACTGACTATGCCATCGCTGCAGGAATCTTGGGCTTTACTACAGAGGATTTGCGTGTGCCGCGAGCACCTGAGATTGCGCGCCAATGCGGAATCGATATTCGCTTTGTTGAAGAAGAAGGCCAAAGCCCCATCGGCCACCCTAACACTGCGATTTTGGACATGTCAGATGGTGAAAAGAATGCCCAATTATCAGGCTGCTCTATCGGTGGCGGTGCCATCGAAGTGCGCGACATCGTCTTACACGGCATCAACATCAAGCCAGCTGGTTCTCTACCAATCGTGATCTTAGTTGATTTTGAGAGAAAACTTAATCACGAGGGATCCTTATCTGACTTTTTGAAACTCAAGGCCCCTTTTAAGGAAAAAAGAATCTACAAGTCGCACGCTTGTTACATCTATGAGTACGATATCCAAAATTACTTCAAACCAGCCTTAACTGGTGAATTACGGAAGAAATATCCTCACATCATTTGTTTATAG
- the sdaAA gene encoding L-serine ammonia-lyase, iron-sulfur-dependent, subunit alpha — protein sequence MYNHIKEIVADSEKTGKPISELIIEQECQMSGLPREKVWNKMKYNLETMRDAVKKGRSGNGVFSSTGLTGGEAVKIKKYIEKGHTLSGDTIMTAVQNAVATNEVNAAMGVICATPTAGSSGTLPGVLFLLEKRLNLTEEQMIRFLFTAGGFGMVIANNAEIAGATGGCQAEVGSASAMGAAAAVEAAGGSAEQSAQALSIAMSNLLGLVCDPIAGLVEVPCVKRNAIGAGNALIAADMALAGCTSVIPADECIDAMKKVGHQMPASLRETGIGGLAGTPTGQAIKAKIFGEDA from the coding sequence ATGTACAACCACATTAAAGAAATTGTCGCCGACTCCGAAAAAACAGGCAAACCTATCTCTGAATTGATCATTGAACAAGAATGCCAAATGTCAGGCTTACCTCGTGAAAAAGTCTGGAACAAAATGAAATACAATCTGGAAACCATGCGCGATGCGGTGAAAAAAGGTCGCAGCGGCAATGGTGTGTTTTCTAGCACTGGCTTAACTGGCGGTGAGGCCGTGAAGATCAAGAAATATATTGAGAAAGGCCACACCCTTTCTGGCGACACGATCATGACTGCCGTACAGAATGCTGTTGCAACTAACGAAGTTAATGCGGCAATGGGTGTCATTTGTGCTACGCCAACAGCGGGTTCATCCGGCACCTTGCCTGGTGTCTTGTTTTTATTAGAAAAACGACTCAACTTAACTGAGGAGCAAATGATTCGCTTCTTGTTCACTGCCGGTGGCTTTGGCATGGTGATCGCCAACAACGCCGAAATCGCTGGTGCTACTGGCGGCTGCCAAGCTGAAGTAGGCTCTGCCTCTGCCATGGGTGCGGCTGCGGCAGTTGAAGCAGCTGGCGGCTCCGCCGAACAAAGTGCACAGGCTTTATCGATTGCAATGTCGAATTTGCTTGGCCTTGTTTGTGACCCTATTGCAGGACTGGTTGAAGTGCCTTGCGTGAAAAGAAATGCGATTGGTGCTGGGAACGCCTTGATTGCGGCAGATATGGCGCTGGCGGGATGCACTAGTGTAATTCCGGCTGACGAATGTATCGATGCCATGAAAAAAGTTGGCCACCAAATGCCAGCATCCCTACGCGAAACAGGAATCGGTGGCTTAGCTGGTACGCCAACCGGACAAGCAATCAAAGCAAAGATTTTTGGTGAGGATGCATAA
- a CDS encoding metal-sulfur cluster assembly factor: protein MRDGETIKNDIINHLAQVIDPELNVDVVNLGLIYGIDLDEDGICLINMTLTTPACPLIGFLIDAITKEVKKVEEVKNVDVEFVWYPVWSPDRMSDAAKKYFGYEKKD from the coding sequence ATGAGAGACGGCGAAACAATCAAAAACGACATCATTAACCACCTCGCTCAGGTGATCGACCCTGAATTAAACGTCGACGTGGTTAATTTAGGCTTAATCTATGGTATCGACTTGGACGAAGATGGCATCTGCTTAATCAACATGACTTTGACCACTCCAGCCTGTCCCTTGATCGGCTTTTTAATCGATGCAATCACTAAAGAAGTTAAAAAAGTTGAAGAAGTAAAAAACGTGGACGTAGAATTTGTCTGGTATCCGGTTTGGTCGCCGGACCGTATGAGCGACGCCGCAAAGAAGTATTTTGGTTATGAAAAGAAGGATTAA